In Helianthus annuus cultivar XRQ/B chromosome 8, HanXRQr2.0-SUNRISE, whole genome shotgun sequence, a single genomic region encodes these proteins:
- the LOC110872997 gene encoding caffeic acid 3-O-methyltransferase, whose protein sequence is MGSTSASVNVPVGANQDDQSFLFAMQLASASVLPMVLKTAIELDLLETIAKAGPDGLLSSSELVAQLPKVNNPEAPVMVDRICRLLASYSVLTCTLKETVDGCTERFYGVAPVCKFLTKNDGGVSLAPLLLMNQDKVLMESWYYLKDAVLDGGIPFNKAYGMSAFEYHGKDQRFNKVFNSGMFNHSTMTMKKIVDLYDGFSGLKTLVDVGGGTGASLNMITSKHTSLKGVNFDLPHVIEDATTYHGIEHVGGDMFESVPKGDAIFMKWILHDWSDAHCLQVLKNCYKSLPENGKVIVAECILPEAPDSTPATQNVIHIDVIMLAHNPGGKERTEKEFEALAKEAGFKGFNKIACALNTWVMEFCK, encoded by the exons ATGGGTTCAACATCAGCATCTGTGAATGTTCCAGTGGGAGCAAACCAAGATGATCAATCTTTCTTGTTTGCAATGCAATTGGCATCCGCATCTGTCTTGCCAATGGTGTTGAAAACCGCCATCGAGCTTGATCTGCTTGAGACCATTGCCAAGGCGGGTCCAGACGGTCTGCTTTCGTCTTCTGAGCTGGTGGCTCAGCTCCCCAAGGTTAACAACCCCGAAGCACCCGTGATGGTTGACCGGATTTGTAGACTTCTGGCTAGCTATTCTGTGCTCACATGTACTCTCAAGGAGACTGTGGACGGGTGCACTGAGCGGTTCTATGGTGTGGCTCCGGTGTGCAAGTTCTTGACCAAGAATGATGGTGGTGTTTCATTGGCACCCTTGTTGCTCATGAACCAGGACAAGGTTCTCATGGAGAGCTG GTACTATCTAAAAGACGCGGTTTTAGATGGTGGAATCCCATTCAACAAAGCTTATGGTATGTCAGCCTTCGAATACCATGGCAAAGATCAAAGATTTAACAAGGTTTTCAATAGTGGAATGTTTAATCATTCCACCATGACAATGAAAAAGATTGTAGATTTGTATGATGGTTTTAGTGGTCTCAAAACACTAGTTGATGTTGGTGGTGGCACTGGTGCAAGTCTTAACATGATCACCTCTAAACATACTTCACTCAAGGGTGTAAACTTTGATTTACCGCATGTTATTGAAGATGCCACTACTTATCATG GTATTGAGCATGTTGGAGGGGATATGTTTGAAAGTGTACCGAAAGGAGATGCTATTTTTATGAAG TGGATACTTCATGACTGGAGTGATGCACACTGCCTGCAAGTTCTAAAGAACTGCTACAAATCACTTCCGGAAAATGGGAAAGTGATTGTGGCCGAATGCATTCTTCCTGAGGCACCCGACTCGACTCCAGCTACCCAAAATGTGATACACATCGACGTGATTATGTTGGCTCACAACCCGGGTGGCAAAGAGAGAACCGAGAAAGAATTTGAGGCTTTAGCTAAAGAGGCAGGTTTCAAAGGTTTCAACAAGATTGCTTGTGCTCTCAATACATGGGTTATGGAATTTTGCAAATAG